The nucleotide window CGAGCCTGTCCTGAGCTAAATTGGCTGCAACCGTATGGTTTTCGCTCGTCTTGTTGGCTCTCGTGATCGTTATCGCGCCGACAGCTAGGCCCAAAATGGCGACAGAAAAGATACCCATTGCCACTAGGACCTCGATCATCGAGAAGCCTGCGCGCGATGCCAGCGGTTTGAAGAATGATAATTTGGCAATCATCTATCAGTCCTAGCTATTGGGTCAAAACTCTACCGGCCGCGTTGACCGTGACCGTTCTGTTAACACCGTTGTTTGTCAGCGTAATGGTGGTGACGGTAGCAGCACCGACGGTAGTGAACGTAGGGTTTGCAGGCACCACCGCAATCGTCGTTCCAGGATAAAGTTGGGTGAAATCCCGCGAGTCGGCCCCGAAATTATAGCTCGTCGGCGGCGTAAATGTTACGGTTACCGGAACG belongs to Candidatus Binatia bacterium and includes:
- a CDS encoding GspH/FimT family pseudopilin gives rise to the protein MNLQKYAQKVSGFTLIELLVAMGVAGILMGIAVPRFYALLPGIRLASAARQVATDLQLARMRAISQRVPVTVTFTPPTSYNFGADSRDFTQLYPGTTIAVVPANPTFTTVGAATVTTITLTNNGVNRTVTVNAAGRVLTQ